One Gordonia mangrovi genomic region harbors:
- a CDS encoding LOG family protein, with the protein MSAICVYCASGPVDQSYLDLAADLGAAIAAAGHTVVSGGGNISMMGALAEAARAAGGTTVGIIPRALMEREVADLGADELVVTDTMRERKRLMDERADGFITLPGGIGTLEELFETWTGGYLGMHSKPVVLLDPTDFYAPLLGWLDDLCGRGFVSRRALDRLLLARSIPTAIELATAR; encoded by the coding sequence ATGAGCGCGATCTGTGTCTACTGCGCCTCCGGCCCGGTCGATCAGAGCTATCTCGATCTCGCCGCCGATCTCGGCGCCGCGATCGCCGCGGCCGGTCACACGGTGGTGTCCGGTGGCGGCAACATCTCCATGATGGGTGCCCTCGCGGAGGCGGCGCGGGCGGCCGGCGGCACCACTGTCGGGATCATCCCGCGCGCGCTGATGGAGCGTGAGGTGGCCGACCTCGGTGCCGACGAACTGGTGGTCACCGACACCATGCGCGAGCGCAAGCGACTGATGGACGAGCGGGCCGACGGCTTCATCACCCTGCCCGGCGGGATCGGCACGCTCGAGGAGCTGTTCGAGACGTGGACCGGAGGCTACCTGGGCATGCACAGCAAACCGGTGGTGCTGCTGGATCCGACCGATTTCTATGCGCCGCTGCTCGGCTGGCTGGATGATCTGTGCGGGCGAGGATTTGTCTCCCGACGTGCGCTGGACCGACTGCTCCTTGCCCGATCCATCCCGACCGCGATCGAACTTGCTACTGCTCGGTAA
- a CDS encoding LOG family protein, producing MSSTQYDSDPDESGRHRADNPSAGLETCYVGPIRVRREPDEAAETTDRRLLEWVDPRDRALRADRTMRDSWRVLRIQSEFVAGFDALSEVAEAVTVFGSARLVPGSDEFDLAIRLGRALGEAGYAVITGGGPGAMEAANRGASGAGAQSIGLNIELPFEQHLNEWVDVGMNFRYFFVRKTMFVKYAQAFVCLPGGFGTLDEMFEALTLVQTKKVVRFPIVLIGRDHWAGLLEWMRDVLLAKGMISADDLDLLFVVDEPAEAVEIIAAAAAGRGDR from the coding sequence ATGTCCTCCACCCAGTACGACTCCGACCCCGACGAGTCGGGTCGTCACCGCGCAGACAATCCGTCGGCGGGCCTGGAAACCTGCTACGTCGGTCCGATCCGCGTGCGTCGGGAACCCGATGAGGCGGCAGAGACCACCGACCGGCGCCTTCTCGAGTGGGTCGATCCGCGGGACCGGGCCCTGCGGGCCGACCGCACCATGCGCGACTCGTGGCGGGTCTTGCGCATCCAATCGGAATTCGTCGCCGGGTTCGATGCGCTGAGCGAGGTCGCCGAGGCGGTCACCGTCTTCGGGTCGGCCCGCTTGGTTCCCGGCAGCGACGAATTCGATCTGGCGATCCGCCTCGGTCGGGCGTTGGGCGAGGCCGGCTACGCGGTCATCACCGGCGGTGGTCCCGGCGCGATGGAAGCGGCGAACCGAGGAGCATCGGGCGCCGGTGCGCAGAGCATCGGGCTCAACATCGAGTTGCCCTTCGAACAGCACCTCAACGAGTGGGTCGATGTGGGCATGAACTTCCGGTATTTCTTTGTGCGCAAGACGATGTTCGTCAAATACGCGCAGGCCTTCGTGTGCCTACCCGGCGGCTTCGGCACCCTCGACGAGATGTTCGAGGCACTGACGTTGGTCCAGACCAAGAAGGTCGTGCGGTTTCCCATCGTGCTGATCGGTCGGGACCACTGGGCCGGGCTGCTGGAGTGGATGCGTGATGTATTGCTGGCCAAGGGGATGATCTCGGCCGACGACCTCGACCTGCTCTTCGTGGTCGACGAGCCCGCCGAAGCGGTCGAGATCATCGCCGCCGCGGCCGCCGGGCGCGGTGATCGATGA
- the dapE gene encoding succinyl-diaminopimelate desuccinylase — protein sequence MTAAALDLHADPVDLTAALVDIRSESRDEAAIADAVESALRSQTTGFDIVRHGNRVLARTDRGLSSRVILAGHLDTVPVADNLPHRRTDDDQGDVLHGCGTVDMKSGDAVFLHLAATLADPAHDLTLIFYDCEEIAAKYNGLGVIERELPDWLHGDVAILGEPTGGLIEAGCQGTLRVRLSAAGVRAHSARSWMGDNAIHKLGGVLTTLSEYRPRTVDIDGCAYREGMSAVGVGGGVAGNVVPDEAHVDVNFRFAPDRSIDQAVGHVREVFADDISGAELGFEVTDSAAGALPGLSNPAAAALVDAADGRFRAKYGWTDVSRFSALGIPAVNLGPGDPSLAHRVDERVPVAQIGQVADLLRAFLSG from the coding sequence ATGACTGCTGCCGCTCTCGATCTGCATGCCGATCCGGTCGACCTGACCGCGGCACTCGTCGACATCCGGAGCGAATCGCGCGACGAGGCGGCCATCGCCGACGCCGTGGAGAGTGCGTTACGTTCCCAGACAACCGGTTTCGACATCGTTCGGCACGGCAACCGCGTGCTGGCGCGGACCGATCGGGGCCTGTCGAGCCGGGTGATCCTCGCGGGCCATCTCGACACGGTGCCGGTGGCCGACAATCTGCCACACCGCCGTACCGACGACGATCAGGGCGACGTCCTGCACGGCTGCGGCACCGTCGACATGAAATCCGGCGACGCGGTGTTCCTGCACCTCGCTGCCACCCTGGCCGACCCGGCACACGACCTGACGCTGATCTTCTACGACTGCGAGGAGATCGCCGCGAAGTACAACGGGCTCGGGGTGATCGAGCGAGAACTGCCGGACTGGCTGCACGGCGACGTCGCCATCCTCGGGGAACCGACCGGTGGTCTCATCGAGGCGGGTTGCCAGGGCACCCTGCGGGTCCGGCTGTCGGCGGCCGGCGTACGCGCTCACTCGGCGCGATCGTGGATGGGTGACAACGCCATTCACAAACTCGGCGGTGTGCTGACCACACTCTCGGAGTACCGGCCACGGACGGTCGACATCGACGGCTGTGCATACCGGGAAGGGATGTCGGCGGTCGGTGTCGGCGGCGGTGTCGCGGGCAACGTGGTGCCCGACGAGGCGCATGTCGACGTGAACTTCCGCTTCGCGCCGGACCGCAGTATCGATCAGGCGGTCGGGCATGTCCGAGAGGTGTTCGCCGACGACATTTCCGGTGCCGAACTCGGTTTCGAGGTGACCGATTCGGCGGCGGGAGCCCTGCCGGGGCTGTCGAACCCGGCCGCAGCCGCGTTGGTCGATGCCGCCGACGGCCGATTCCGGGCGAAATACGGGTGGACCGACGTCTCCCGATTCTCGGCGTTGGGCATCCCGGCGGTGAACCTCGGCCCCGGCGATCCGAGCCTGGCCCATCGCGTCGACGAACGGGTGCCGGTGGCCCAGATCGGGCAGGTCGCGGATCTGCTGCGCGCATTCCTGTCCGGCTGA
- a CDS encoding VOC family protein has protein sequence MTSVDPAPTPVPNAVSIVTRDMGATLAFYRLCGLTFPDDADDQPHADITVGGLRIMFDTRDVVRSFTPDWTTPSGGHRMALAFECASPAQVDALYARLVDAGHLSAHEPFDAFWGQRYAVVCDPDGNPVDFYCALD, from the coding sequence ATGACCTCAGTCGACCCCGCCCCGACTCCCGTACCCAACGCCGTGTCCATCGTCACCCGCGACATGGGCGCAACTCTCGCCTTCTACCGGCTCTGCGGCCTCACATTTCCCGATGATGCCGACGACCAACCACATGCCGACATCACCGTGGGCGGGTTGCGGATCATGTTCGACACCCGAGACGTCGTCAGATCATTCACGCCCGACTGGACCACACCGTCGGGTGGTCATCGCATGGCGTTGGCCTTCGAGTGCGCCTCACCCGCGCAGGTGGATGCACTGTACGCACGTCTCGTCGACGCCGGCCACCTGTCCGCCCATGAACCGTTCGACGCGTTCTGGGGCCAGCGCTACGCGGTGGTCTGCGATCCCGACGGCAACCCGGTCGACTTCTACTGCGCGCTCGACTGA
- a CDS encoding helix-turn-helix domain-containing protein, which yields MARAQSTDAARGTVWSARHPVGPAEILPDGCMDLIWTGRRLLVAGPDTRPHHRVCDAVEHMVGIRLAPGVAPCVLGVPAQELRDLRVDLTDLWSPADAAPWIEKLAAAGQPAAVLKRLSDTRRWELPGWVAPVAVALADGSRVDDAVDLLGGTTRTFHRRSLRHFGYGPKTLQRILRVRAARADLAAGAEPAAVAADRRFADQSHMHREFVDLVGRAPGTFARTPGSATDQSSAQ from the coding sequence ATGGCCAGGGCGCAGTCAACGGACGCCGCACGGGGCACCGTGTGGTCGGCTCGCCACCCCGTCGGCCCGGCCGAGATCCTGCCGGATGGCTGCATGGACCTGATCTGGACCGGTCGGCGTCTGCTGGTGGCCGGTCCCGACACCCGCCCACATCATCGTGTCTGTGATGCCGTCGAGCACATGGTGGGAATTCGTCTCGCTCCCGGCGTGGCCCCCTGCGTGCTCGGTGTTCCGGCCCAGGAGCTCCGCGACCTGCGGGTGGATCTCACGGACCTGTGGTCGCCGGCGGACGCGGCGCCCTGGATCGAGAAACTCGCCGCCGCCGGACAACCGGCCGCGGTGCTGAAACGGCTGTCGGACACCCGACGATGGGAACTACCGGGGTGGGTCGCGCCGGTGGCGGTTGCGCTGGCCGACGGCAGCCGCGTCGACGACGCTGTCGACCTGCTCGGCGGCACGACCCGCACCTTCCATCGCCGCTCGCTACGGCATTTCGGCTACGGACCCAAGACGTTGCAGCGTATTCTGCGGGTCCGCGCGGCCCGGGCCGACCTCGCGGCCGGCGCCGAACCCGCTGCCGTCGCCGCCGATCGACGTTTCGCCGATCAGTCGCATATGCATCGGGAGTTCGTCGACCTCGTGGGACGCGCGCCGGGCACATTTGCACGCACGCCCGGGTCGGCCACGGATCAGTCGAGCGCGCAGTAG
- the dapD gene encoding 2,3,4,5-tetrahydropyridine-2,6-dicarboxylate N-succinyltransferase, with protein sequence MTTNGAFATGIATVTNGGSADPGVVLDVWFPEPELDSPATSETITLDGDAVPHDLRDLVGEDAARGVKTVAVRTSITDLSSAPVDAYDVYLRLHLLSHRLVTPHGTSLEGIFGLLTNVVWTNHGPCPIDGFETTRARLRSRGPVTVYSIDKFPRMVDYVLPGGVRIGDADRVRLGAHLAPGTTVMHEGFVNYNAGTLGSSMVEGRISAGVVVGDGSDIGGGASTMGTLSGGGKEIISLGKRCLLGANSGCGIPLGDDCVIEAGLYVTAGTKVTGPDGTAVKARELSGQSNLLFRRNSLTGAVEVVPWKGDGIALNEALHKHN encoded by the coding sequence GTGACGACTAACGGCGCTTTCGCAACCGGTATTGCCACGGTGACCAACGGCGGGTCCGCGGACCCGGGCGTGGTCCTCGACGTCTGGTTCCCCGAGCCGGAACTCGACAGTCCCGCGACGAGCGAGACCATCACACTCGACGGTGACGCCGTCCCGCACGACCTGCGCGATCTGGTCGGCGAGGACGCCGCCCGCGGTGTGAAGACCGTTGCGGTGCGGACCTCGATCACGGACCTGTCGTCGGCGCCGGTCGACGCCTACGACGTCTACCTACGCCTGCACCTGCTCTCCCACCGCCTGGTGACGCCGCACGGCACGAGCCTCGAGGGCATCTTCGGTCTGCTGACCAATGTCGTGTGGACCAACCACGGACCCTGCCCGATCGACGGTTTCGAGACCACCCGGGCGCGTCTGCGTTCGCGCGGTCCGGTCACCGTGTACAGCATCGACAAATTCCCCCGGATGGTCGACTACGTGTTGCCCGGCGGCGTGCGGATCGGGGACGCGGACCGGGTGCGGCTCGGCGCGCACCTCGCCCCCGGGACCACCGTGATGCATGAGGGTTTCGTCAACTACAACGCGGGCACCCTCGGGTCGTCGATGGTCGAGGGCCGCATCTCGGCCGGCGTCGTGGTGGGTGACGGGTCCGACATCGGTGGCGGAGCATCCACCATGGGTACCCTGTCCGGCGGCGGCAAGGAGATCATCTCGCTGGGCAAGCGTTGTCTGCTGGGTGCCAACTCCGGCTGCGGCATCCCGCTCGGCGACGACTGTGTGATCGAGGCCGGTCTGTATGTGACCGCCGGCACGAAGGTCACCGGTCCCGACGGCACTGCGGTCAAGGCCCGGGAGTTGTCCGGACAGTCCAACCTGCTGTTCCGCCGCAACAGCCTCACCGGCGCGGTCGAGGTGGTGCCGTGGAAGGGCGACGGTATCGCGCTGAACGAGGCGCTGCACAAGCACAACTGA
- the dapC gene encoding succinyldiaminopimelate transaminase: MSTSGFATRRRVSSVLPDFPWDTIGAARARAAEHAGGIVDLSVGTPVDPVDPVIRAALAASAEFPGYPTTIGTPQLRAAAVGALERRFGTTGLDESSILPVIGTKEVIAGMVSMLGIGAGDVVVIPEVAYPTYEVGALLAGATAVRADSTVQLGPTAPALLFLNSPSNPTGKVLGIDHLRKVVEWARERGTIVVSDECYLGLTWEGEAYSILDPRVSGGDHRGLIAVHSLSKVSNLASYRAGFLAGDRELIGELLAVRKHAGMMVPFPIQGAMVAALDDDEHARVQHERYRARREVLRTAVTSAGFRVDHSEAGLYLWATRDEDSRTTLDWLADRGILAAPGDFYGPAGAQHVRIALTATDERVAAAAERLNR; this comes from the coding sequence GTGAGCACGTCTGGTTTCGCGACACGACGGCGGGTCAGCTCGGTACTCCCGGACTTCCCCTGGGACACCATCGGCGCTGCCCGCGCGCGAGCCGCCGAACACGCCGGCGGCATCGTCGACCTGTCGGTCGGGACACCGGTCGATCCGGTCGACCCCGTGATCCGCGCGGCGTTGGCAGCCTCCGCGGAGTTCCCCGGTTACCCGACGACGATCGGAACCCCGCAACTCCGTGCCGCCGCAGTGGGTGCACTGGAACGCCGGTTCGGGACCACCGGTCTCGACGAGTCCTCGATCCTGCCCGTCATCGGCACCAAAGAGGTGATCGCCGGGATGGTGTCGATGCTCGGTATCGGCGCCGGCGACGTGGTGGTGATCCCCGAGGTCGCCTACCCGACCTACGAGGTCGGGGCGCTGCTGGCCGGCGCCACAGCCGTGCGGGCGGATTCGACTGTACAGCTCGGCCCCACTGCGCCGGCGCTGCTGTTCCTGAACTCGCCATCCAACCCCACGGGCAAGGTGCTCGGCATCGACCACCTGCGCAAAGTCGTCGAATGGGCCCGTGAACGCGGCACGATCGTGGTGTCCGACGAGTGTTACCTCGGCCTGACGTGGGAGGGCGAGGCCTACTCGATCCTCGATCCCCGCGTCAGCGGCGGGGATCACCGCGGCCTCATCGCGGTGCATTCCCTGTCGAAGGTCTCCAACCTTGCGTCCTACCGCGCGGGATTTCTTGCCGGCGACCGGGAACTGATCGGCGAACTGCTCGCGGTCCGCAAGCATGCCGGGATGATGGTCCCGTTCCCCATCCAGGGCGCGATGGTGGCCGCCCTCGACGACGATGAGCACGCGCGCGTCCAGCACGAGCGCTACCGGGCCCGCCGTGAAGTGTTGCGCACCGCGGTCACCTCGGCCGGGTTCCGGGTCGACCACTCGGAGGCCGGCCTGTATCTGTGGGCCACCCGGGACGAGGATTCGCGCACCACCCTGGATTGGCTCGCCGACCGCGGCATCCTCGCAGCACCCGGCGACTTCTACGGCCCCGCGGGCGCGCAGCATGTGCGCATCGCACTCACCGCGACCGACGAACGCGTCGCCGCGGCCGCCGAGCGTCTGAACCGCTGA
- the fdxA gene encoding ferredoxin, whose protein sequence is MVTYIIAEPCVDVLDKACVEECPVDCIYEGDRMLYIQPDECVDCGACEPVCPVEAIFYEDDVPDEWEPYVSANADFFDDLGSPGGASKVGKTEADPAFIKGLPPMNEEE, encoded by the coding sequence GTGGTGACCTACATCATCGCGGAGCCTTGTGTCGACGTCTTGGACAAGGCCTGCGTCGAGGAATGCCCGGTGGACTGCATCTACGAAGGGGACCGGATGCTCTACATCCAGCCCGACGAGTGTGTCGACTGTGGTGCCTGTGAGCCGGTGTGTCCGGTCGAGGCGATCTTCTACGAAGATGATGTGCCCGACGAGTGGGAGCCATACGTCAGCGCCAACGCCGACTTCTTCGACGACCTGGGCTCGCCGGGTGGCGCGAGCAAGGTCGGCAAGACCGAGGCCGACCCCGCGTTCATCAAGGGGCTGCCGCCGATGAACGAAGAGGAATGA
- the cofG gene encoding 7,8-didemethyl-8-hydroxy-5-deazariboflavin synthase CofG — translation MTAKTIAEALDAARNGADLDVAQAAALLTCSGEDLTAVQEIASGLRDEGLAEVGRDRQITYSRKVFVPLTRLCRDRCHYCTFVTVPGKLTRAGHGMYLEIDEVLEIARNGAALGCKEALFTLGDRPEARWAQAGEWLAARGHDSTLDYVRAAAVAVLEETGLLPHLNPGVMSAEEMRALRPVAPSMGMMLETTSRRLFTEKGQAHYGSPDKDPLVRLQVLHDAGAERIPFTTGILVGIGETVGERAESLLAIRDVHRAHGHIQEVIVQNFRAKPDTAMRGAPDAEMTEFLAAVAVARIVLGPQMRVQAPPNLVSARECAALIASGVDDWGGVSPLTPDHVNPERPWPNLDALADITAQMGHVLTERITAQPPYVLAGADWIDASLADHVAAVADPTTGLAAEVHPQGRPWPAVA, via the coding sequence GTGACAGCCAAGACGATCGCCGAAGCACTCGACGCCGCCCGCAACGGCGCGGATCTCGATGTGGCACAGGCCGCGGCGTTGCTGACGTGCTCCGGGGAGGATCTGACCGCGGTGCAGGAGATCGCGTCGGGGCTGCGCGACGAGGGGCTCGCGGAGGTCGGCCGCGACCGCCAGATCACCTACTCCCGCAAGGTGTTCGTCCCCCTCACCCGGCTGTGCCGAGATCGGTGTCACTACTGCACCTTCGTCACGGTGCCGGGCAAGCTCACCCGTGCGGGCCACGGCATGTATCTCGAGATCGACGAGGTACTCGAGATCGCCCGCAACGGAGCCGCGCTCGGTTGCAAAGAGGCACTGTTCACGCTCGGCGACCGCCCGGAGGCGCGGTGGGCGCAGGCGGGCGAGTGGCTCGCCGCTCGCGGCCACGACTCCACGCTCGACTACGTCCGGGCCGCGGCGGTGGCCGTCCTGGAGGAGACGGGCCTGCTTCCGCATCTGAACCCGGGCGTGATGAGTGCCGAGGAGATGCGCGCGCTGCGACCCGTCGCGCCGTCGATGGGGATGATGCTCGAGACCACCTCGCGTCGACTGTTCACCGAGAAGGGGCAGGCCCACTACGGCAGCCCGGACAAGGACCCACTCGTCCGACTGCAGGTGCTGCACGACGCCGGCGCCGAGCGCATCCCGTTCACCACCGGCATTCTCGTCGGGATCGGCGAGACCGTGGGGGAGCGGGCCGAATCCCTCCTGGCCATCCGCGACGTACATCGGGCGCACGGCCACATCCAGGAAGTGATCGTGCAGAACTTCCGGGCCAAGCCGGACACTGCGATGCGCGGCGCACCGGACGCCGAGATGACCGAGTTCCTGGCCGCGGTCGCCGTCGCCCGAATTGTGCTGGGACCGCAGATGCGGGTGCAGGCGCCGCCGAATCTGGTGTCGGCCCGGGAGTGTGCGGCGCTCATCGCATCCGGTGTCGACGACTGGGGCGGCGTGTCACCGCTGACCCCCGATCATGTGAACCCGGAGCGTCCGTGGCCCAACCTCGACGCGCTCGCCGACATCACCGCGCAGATGGGCCATGTGCTCACCGAACGCATCACCGCGCAGCCGCCCTATGTGCTCGCCGGTGCGGACTGGATCGATGCGTCGCTGGCCGATCACGTCGCGGCGGTGGCCGATCCCACGACCGGTCTCGCCGCCGAGGTCCATCCACAGGGCCGTCCCTGGCCCGCCGTCGCCTGA
- a CDS encoding flavin-containing monooxygenase, producing MPHVIDVAIVGAGFAGIGMATQLARRGRESFVVLERATGVGGTWRDNTYPGIACDIPAQLYSFSFRPPWEWETLYPRGAEIRRYLEQTVLDEGLTPHIRFGCELRNARWVDSTSRWEIATTAGSVHARVLVMAVGRLSDPHVPDIEGLESFTGTVVHTAQWRSDLLTGGERIGVVGTGASAVQVIPHLAADADELVVFSRTPPYVVPREDRRFTAEERARLAVPDHARAVREQMLVDADRAFRQRLGLQPDIDAIRDRALGHLRRQVAAPGLRAALTPDYEIGCKRILLSDDFYPALQRPNVVFEPTALDSVVECKARAVSGHTYDLDVLVMATGFEATRLPVAVRVQGRHGEVLSDHWSAGMVSFASTAVSGFPNMFVLDGPNAALGHNSAIYMIETQLGYVLGALDHMARNTFDAMEVTAAAEQAYTREIDQRSASTVWLTGCNSWYVDPRSGRLTLLWPGTAASFRERNGTFDPQPYLIESRPVDEGGRNP from the coding sequence ATGCCGCACGTCATCGATGTGGCGATCGTCGGTGCCGGATTCGCCGGCATCGGCATGGCCACGCAGTTGGCCCGGCGTGGGCGTGAGTCGTTCGTGGTACTCGAACGTGCCACCGGCGTCGGCGGAACCTGGCGCGACAACACCTACCCCGGCATCGCCTGTGACATTCCGGCGCAGCTGTACTCGTTCTCCTTCCGGCCCCCGTGGGAGTGGGAAACGCTGTATCCCCGAGGAGCCGAGATCCGCCGCTATCTCGAACAGACGGTGCTGGACGAGGGGCTGACCCCGCACATCAGATTCGGCTGTGAACTCCGGAATGCTCGCTGGGTCGACTCCACCTCCCGGTGGGAGATAGCGACCACTGCGGGATCGGTACACGCCCGGGTCCTGGTGATGGCCGTCGGACGGCTCTCCGACCCGCACGTACCCGATATCGAGGGTCTCGAATCCTTCACCGGCACAGTCGTTCACACGGCCCAGTGGCGTTCCGACCTGCTCACCGGCGGTGAACGGATCGGTGTGGTGGGCACCGGCGCCTCCGCCGTGCAGGTGATCCCGCATCTCGCCGCGGACGCCGACGAACTGGTCGTGTTCTCCCGGACTCCTCCGTATGTGGTGCCTCGCGAAGACCGGCGATTCACCGCCGAGGAACGAGCCCGGCTCGCCGTACCCGACCATGCGCGCGCCGTGCGCGAACAGATGCTCGTCGACGCCGACCGGGCCTTCCGGCAGCGATTGGGATTGCAGCCCGACATCGACGCCATTCGCGATCGTGCCCTCGGGCATCTGCGCCGGCAGGTCGCGGCGCCGGGACTGCGGGCGGCACTCACTCCGGACTACGAGATCGGTTGCAAGCGAATCCTTCTCAGCGATGATTTCTATCCGGCCCTGCAACGCCCGAACGTCGTGTTCGAGCCGACCGCACTCGACTCGGTCGTCGAGTGCAAGGCGCGCGCGGTCAGTGGGCACACCTACGATCTCGATGTGCTGGTGATGGCCACCGGTTTCGAGGCGACCCGGCTGCCCGTCGCGGTCCGCGTACAGGGGCGCCACGGTGAGGTCCTCTCCGATCACTGGTCGGCGGGAATGGTCTCGTTCGCCTCCACCGCGGTCAGTGGTTTCCCGAACATGTTCGTCCTCGACGGACCCAACGCGGCACTGGGCCACAACTCGGCGATCTACATGATCGAGACCCAGCTCGGCTATGTCCTGGGCGCGCTGGATCACATGGCGCGCAACACCTTCGACGCGATGGAAGTCACCGCTGCGGCAGAGCAGGCCTACACGCGCGAGATCGATCAGCGCAGCGCCTCGACGGTGTGGCTGACCGGATGCAACAGCTGGTACGTGGATCCCCGAAGTGGGCGGCTCACCCTGCTGTGGCCCGGCACCGCCGCATCCTTCCGGGAACGCAACGGCACCTTCGATCCGCAGCCGTATCTGATCGAGTCCCGACCCGTCGACGAGGGAGGTCGAAACCCGTGA
- a CDS encoding FO synthase, which yields MVLREWARDAHATAQAARAALRHVADDPAALTDEQWVALLGASGAELEQLCELADDTRRMVTGGDDLTFVVNRNLDTTVIASGRAEVATLEELVIEARSLGATEICLQGPLPVDAPDDGYLRLVHTIHAAAPDLHLHAFRPPEVRDAATRMGLGVTEFLRRAHAAGLGSVPGTAAQILDDDVRAHLAGGACPSVADWVSTIETAHQVGLFSTATMLYGHVETPHHQVAHLRMLCEIQRRTGGFSELIVMPMLPANAPPHLREAATARATRRETRAVHAVARLLTQGSFDHIQVAWTKHDPETTEALLAGGADDIGGLLIDGELMPAAGQEAGRVLGVDTLADLAARTGRTPRQRTTGYADPPVERQIPIPQVRR from the coding sequence ATGGTCCTGCGGGAGTGGGCTCGGGACGCGCACGCCACGGCGCAGGCCGCCCGGGCGGCATTACGTCACGTCGCCGACGACCCGGCAGCACTCACTGATGAACAGTGGGTGGCGCTGCTCGGTGCGTCCGGCGCCGAACTCGAGCAGCTCTGCGAACTGGCCGACGACACCCGCCGGATGGTGACCGGCGGCGACGATCTCACCTTCGTGGTCAACCGCAACCTCGACACCACGGTCATCGCGTCCGGCCGCGCGGAGGTTGCCACCCTCGAGGAACTGGTCATCGAGGCGCGGTCACTGGGTGCCACCGAGATCTGCCTGCAGGGGCCGCTGCCCGTCGACGCTCCCGACGACGGATATCTGCGCCTGGTGCACACCATCCATGCGGCGGCTCCCGACCTGCATCTGCACGCGTTCCGGCCGCCGGAGGTCCGCGACGCGGCCACCCGGATGGGACTCGGAGTGACCGAGTTCCTCCGTCGCGCGCACGCGGCGGGACTGGGCTCGGTGCCGGGCACCGCCGCGCAGATCCTCGACGACGATGTCCGCGCCCACCTCGCCGGCGGAGCGTGCCCATCGGTGGCCGACTGGGTGTCGACCATCGAAACCGCCCACCAGGTCGGATTGTTCTCCACGGCGACGATGCTCTACGGCCACGTCGAGACGCCGCATCACCAAGTCGCCCACCTGCGGATGCTGTGCGAGATCCAGCGCCGCACCGGGGGGTTCAGTGAGCTCATCGTGATGCCCATGCTGCCGGCGAACGCGCCGCCGCATCTACGCGAGGCGGCCACCGCGCGGGCCACCCGACGTGAGACCCGCGCCGTGCATGCGGTGGCCCGACTGCTCACCCAGGGCAGCTTCGACCATATTCAGGTCGCCTGGACCAAACACGACCCCGAGACCACCGAGGCGTTGCTGGCCGGCGGGGCCGACGACATCGGCGGTCTGCTCATCGACGGCGAGCTGATGCCCGCCGCCGGGCAGGAGGCCGGGCGTGTGCTCGGCGTCGACACCCTGGCCGATCTCGCCGCTCGAACCGGTCGCACCCCGAGACAACGAACCACCGGCTACGCCGACCCGCCCGTGGAGCGACAGATACCGATTCCGCAGGTTCGTCGGTGA
- a CDS encoding facilitated glucose transporter, producing the protein MRPVDRFLLALLVVDGFVVGLLSVAFAYLRVGGVAFPVAAVLAGIVNCVLLWLTAAISDGPARYLPLLAWLLALVVGALPGPGGDVVLSPDGALMLPTLGLLAIGAGLPFVLVRSGRLPAPDDT; encoded by the coding sequence ATGCGCCCGGTCGACCGCTTCTTGTTGGCGTTGCTGGTGGTGGACGGTTTCGTCGTCGGTCTGCTGTCGGTGGCCTTCGCCTACCTGCGTGTCGGCGGGGTCGCCTTCCCGGTGGCGGCGGTGCTCGCCGGGATCGTCAACTGTGTGCTGCTGTGGCTCACGGCGGCGATCAGCGACGGGCCGGCGCGCTATCTTCCACTGTTGGCCTGGCTGCTGGCCCTCGTCGTCGGTGCGCTGCCCGGCCCGGGCGGCGACGTGGTGCTCTCACCGGACGGTGCGCTGATGCTGCCGACCCTGGGTCTGCTCGCGATCGGCGCAGGTCTGCCGTTCGTGCTGGTCCGGTCTGGCCGGCTGCCGGCCCCCGACGACACCTGA